Genomic DNA from Planctomycetota bacterium:
TCGGCGCTCAACCACCACGTGCACCTGCACGCATGCGTGACCGACGGCGTCTTTCGACCGGCGGCTGCCGATGCAGGGTGCGACGCCCCGCCGGCGTTCGTGCCGGCCCGACCGATCACGCAAGCCGATCTGGCCGCGCTCACCGAGCGGGTGCGTCGCCGCGTGATCCGGTGGTTCAGGCTTGCCGGCCTGCTCGACGCCGCGGCCGCCGCCGACATGCTCGCTTGGGAGAACAGCGGGTTTTCAGTAGACGCGAGTGTCCGGATCACGCTGATCGATCGCGATGTGCCGAGCTATTTTCGGAGCCTCGAACATCTTCTCCGATACTGCGCCCGGCCCCCCTTCGCCCTCGAGCGACTCTCCGTGATCCGCGGCCCAGACGGCCGGATAACCCGCATCCGCTACGCGCTGCCCAGACACAAAGCCGCCACCTGGGTCGGGCCTGGCCGCGGGCGTAAGTCCACGCGGCCGGGAGCCAATGGCGTCGTGGAGCTCTCGCCGTTTGAGTTCCTCGATCGTTTGGCAGACCTCGTCCCACCGCCGCGGAAGCACCGCCATCGCTACCACGGGGTGTTTGCGCCGAACCACAGGCTGAGGCGGGCCGTCACGACACTGGCGATCGCAAACATCGGCAAGCAACGCGAGCTCACGACCGGGGGACATGGAAACGACGGTCACGCCACGGGAGGCTGCTCTGACGCGCATCAAAAACCCCGCTCGCA
This window encodes:
- a CDS encoding IS91 family transposase, which produces PKRLRGILADRPRAVAALTKIFLDEIERTLITASGVTAAADMPSASRPRLGGISFLHRFGSALNHHVHLHACVTDGVFRPAAADAGCDAPPAFVPARPITQADLAALTERVRRRVIRWFRLAGLLDAAAAADMLAWENSGFSVDASVRITLIDRDVPSYFRSLEHLLRYCARPPFALERLSVIRGPDGRITRIRYALPRHKAATWVGPGRGRKSTRPGANGVVELSPFEFLDRLADLVPPPRKHRHRYHGVFAPNHRLRRAVTTLAIANIGKQRELTTGGHGNDGHATGGCSDAHQKPRSHDTSRIAWAKLLARVGEEFPLECPNCGADIRLIAFITEPGPIRKILAHLGEPLEP